In a single window of the Pseudomonas sp. B21-015 genome:
- a CDS encoding glycosyltransferase, with the protein MVDGDEVIRVYVGVDRSQLLAVPVLEYSIKRHTTANVEVIPMLDLPVPEPLDPRNGQRTGFSFSRFCIPKLCGYKGKAIYMDADMLVFRDIRELWNIPFDGAKIIIQQEVKFAEASTDKVGAPKTRKKQCAVMLLDCEKLDWEIETIVQEMDEGKYNYDQLMWELIILEEKYVKYGVPFEWNSLEHLDKDTRLIHYTDVYTQPWSACANKNAWPWFAEVRLMLKNGALTEAEIQKEIDLGYFRPSLIRDIKYRHLIPSFLHSLWDKKNAARDKLAGYVPHKAVYEAKRRRQQVIKDYEARLPASDSNGQKASNA; encoded by the coding sequence ATGGTTGATGGTGACGAAGTAATACGGGTATATGTAGGTGTCGATCGTTCGCAATTGCTCGCCGTTCCTGTTCTTGAATACTCCATCAAACGCCACACGACTGCAAATGTTGAAGTCATTCCGATGTTGGATCTCCCGGTTCCCGAGCCACTGGATCCGCGCAATGGTCAACGTACCGGTTTTTCATTCAGTCGTTTCTGCATTCCAAAGCTTTGTGGCTACAAGGGCAAGGCCATCTACATGGACGCAGACATGTTGGTGTTTCGCGATATTCGTGAGTTGTGGAACATTCCGTTCGACGGTGCGAAAATTATAATCCAGCAAGAAGTCAAGTTTGCCGAAGCGTCGACCGACAAGGTCGGGGCGCCGAAAACTCGCAAGAAACAATGCGCCGTCATGCTGCTTGACTGCGAAAAGCTGGACTGGGAAATTGAAACCATCGTTCAAGAAATGGATGAGGGCAAGTACAATTATGACCAGCTAATGTGGGAGTTGATCATTCTCGAGGAAAAATACGTCAAGTATGGCGTGCCTTTTGAGTGGAACAGCCTCGAGCATTTGGATAAAGATACTCGGTTGATTCATTACACCGACGTTTATACTCAGCCTTGGTCTGCTTGTGCAAATAAAAATGCCTGGCCGTGGTTCGCGGAAGTTCGGTTGATGCTTAAAAATGGGGCGTTGACCGAGGCGGAAATCCAAAAAGAGATCGATCTTGGTTATTTCCGACCTTCATTGATTCGTGATATCAAATATCGTCATCTTATTCCCTCGTTTCTCCATAGTCTTTGGGATAAGAAGAATGCGGCTCGGGACAAGCTTGCCGGCTATGTTCCTCATAAAGCCGTTTACGAAGCCAAGCGGCGCCGTCAGCAGGTTATCAAGGACTACGAAGCCAGGCTCCCAGCCAGCGACTCTAACGGGCAAAAGGCTTCAAACGCATGA
- a CDS encoding glycosyltransferase: MITLLKALFKKRHIIAPNEFDVLLDGNPKGRNILIFTEQVNATYFISFDIPLREMHQRGEVNVAVVSQKLVSQKGAGCWEQWNDSFKPELVIFTRYGQPFGVDILKFFKALNVPVIYHIDDNLLELPPSLGAEIQKRQGAKDVIDARRNLLAQCDLIYASTPHLAELLKSLFPMQHVFTGEYFPYMGQRVTVNRQERQYQTIGYMGSKGHQEDLNLVVPVLERLLEERPELHFEVFGTIQMPDRLLRFGDRVKSHKVNKSYTEFLSVLAGLNWDIGLAPLVNEEFNLCKAPTKFLEYTAAGIPVVASNIPVYSMIIPEGAGVLVNEDWYSTLALYLDSEGARKRVVEIAQAYCSERYSLHKLEQQLTTIFDTVSVC; this comes from the coding sequence ATGATTACGTTGCTCAAGGCGCTTTTCAAAAAGCGCCATATCATCGCGCCGAATGAGTTTGATGTCCTCCTCGACGGGAACCCGAAGGGGAGGAATATTCTTATATTCACAGAGCAGGTGAATGCCACGTATTTCATTAGCTTTGATATCCCTCTGCGCGAGATGCATCAGCGAGGAGAGGTCAATGTCGCTGTGGTGTCGCAAAAACTGGTTTCGCAAAAGGGGGCTGGTTGCTGGGAACAGTGGAACGATAGCTTTAAACCTGAGCTGGTCATATTTACTCGATATGGTCAACCGTTTGGTGTGGATATACTCAAGTTCTTTAAAGCACTGAATGTTCCCGTTATCTATCACATTGATGATAACTTGCTTGAACTGCCCCCTTCTCTAGGGGCCGAAATTCAGAAACGTCAAGGCGCTAAAGACGTCATTGATGCGCGTCGAAATCTGCTGGCGCAATGTGACCTGATTTATGCGTCGACCCCTCACCTTGCCGAACTGCTCAAAAGTCTGTTTCCGATGCAGCATGTTTTTACTGGAGAATATTTTCCGTACATGGGGCAGCGGGTGACGGTTAATCGACAAGAGCGGCAGTACCAGACTATTGGGTATATGGGATCAAAAGGGCACCAGGAAGATCTGAATTTGGTGGTTCCGGTGCTGGAACGATTACTCGAAGAGCGGCCGGAATTGCACTTTGAAGTATTCGGGACGATACAGATGCCCGATCGTCTTTTGCGCTTTGGAGATAGGGTGAAAAGCCATAAAGTCAACAAGTCTTATACTGAGTTTTTATCAGTCCTGGCTGGGTTGAATTGGGATATCGGTCTCGCTCCATTGGTCAATGAGGAGTTCAACCTTTGCAAGGCTCCCACGAAGTTTCTTGAATACACTGCCGCCGGTATTCCCGTGGTGGCTTCGAACATTCCGGTTTACAGCATGATCATTCCGGAAGGTGCTGGGGTCTTGGTAAATGAAGATTGGTATTCAACGTTGGCACTCTATCTTGACTCGGAAGGCGCTAGAAAACGGGTGGTTGAGATAGCTCAGGCTTATTGTTCTGAGCGCTATTCGCTTCATAAGCTCGAACAACAATTAACCACGATTTTTGATACGGTCAGCGTATGTTGA
- a CDS encoding glycosyltransferase, producing the protein MGNRTAVAPVRVFVAATPAEWLPMRVLEFSIRERSSLPVELSAIYSHQRPIPQPKGTENRARTPFSFQRFLIPELCQFKGRAIYMDADMQVFEDIEGLWNQPFGDNHLLTVASGTQGRRSQFSVMVLDCEQLAWNIEDIVADLDSGALEYRSLMFEMSVAKQVGYSVPVTWNSLEHYSAGQTSLLHYTDMNTQPWVSLENPNGHVWMACLRRAIASGFISRAEVAREVAQHHVRPTLLAQIDAGMDRTSELSVTAVIRDLAFQAPYHKLGKKWLGRLRTRTLYYVRLCRYIIKKL; encoded by the coding sequence ATGGGAAATCGGACCGCTGTCGCACCTGTACGGGTTTTTGTAGCCGCCACTCCGGCGGAATGGCTGCCAATGCGGGTGCTGGAATTCTCGATCCGGGAGCGGTCTTCCCTGCCGGTCGAACTGTCGGCGATTTATAGCCATCAGCGACCAATACCGCAGCCTAAAGGTACGGAAAACCGGGCGCGTACACCGTTTTCGTTTCAGCGGTTCCTTATCCCGGAGTTGTGTCAGTTCAAGGGGCGAGCCATTTACATGGACGCCGACATGCAAGTCTTTGAGGATATTGAAGGGCTTTGGAATCAGCCGTTCGGCGACAATCATCTGTTGACGGTGGCAAGCGGCACCCAGGGGCGCCGTTCGCAATTCAGCGTCATGGTCCTGGACTGTGAGCAGCTGGCCTGGAATATCGAAGACATCGTTGCGGATCTGGACAGCGGGGCGCTTGAGTACCGCTCATTGATGTTCGAGATGAGCGTCGCGAAACAGGTTGGCTACTCGGTGCCGGTGACGTGGAACTCTCTGGAGCACTACTCGGCCGGACAGACGTCATTGCTGCATTACACCGACATGAACACTCAGCCATGGGTGTCTCTTGAGAATCCCAATGGCCATGTCTGGATGGCATGCCTTAGAAGAGCCATCGCAAGCGGCTTTATCAGCCGTGCCGAGGTTGCCAGGGAGGTTGCCCAGCATCATGTAAGGCCTACGCTGTTGGCCCAGATCGACGCAGGCATGGATCGTACTTCTGAGTTGAGCGTCACTGCGGTGATTCGTGATCTTGCATTTCAGGCGCCTTATCACAAGTTGGGCAAGAAATGGCTGGGTCGACTCAGAACCCGCACGTTGTATTACGTACGTCTGTGCCGATACATCATTAAAAAATTGTAA
- a CDS encoding glycosyltransferase family 2 protein, translating into MDQQPPLSGRSDAELFVENSRNSPTSPEVAILLCTFNGYTFLKEQIDSFIAQTHQKWTLYISDDGSTDGTLALLENYQDLINTQRIQVFSGPRAGFAENFMSLVRNENIKADFFAFSDQDDIWFNNKLERSIRQLESLPTHLPALYCSRTRLIDENRKIIGFSPDFKRTPVFQNALIQSIAGANTMLLNGAARDLLNKIPRAMTIVAHDWLTYLLTTACGGNVIYDSEPTLDYRQHGGNVIGANSGFKERMIRIGKLIDGRFSRWSDSNVQILELLEGELTPVNRQTLNDFKQGRQSSIFKRFRLMKKSGVYRQTLAGNISLILAIGLNKI; encoded by the coding sequence ATGGACCAGCAACCGCCCCTGTCCGGTAGATCAGACGCTGAGCTATTCGTCGAAAACTCAAGGAATTCACCGACCTCTCCTGAAGTAGCGATACTTCTGTGCACGTTTAACGGATACACATTTCTCAAAGAGCAAATTGATTCTTTCATTGCCCAGACCCATCAAAAATGGACGCTATACATTTCTGATGATGGCTCTACCGATGGAACCCTTGCACTGCTGGAAAATTACCAGGACCTGATCAACACGCAACGCATACAAGTGTTCAGCGGTCCACGCGCCGGTTTTGCTGAAAACTTCATGTCGCTGGTAAGAAACGAGAATATAAAAGCAGACTTTTTCGCATTCAGCGATCAGGACGATATCTGGTTCAATAACAAGCTGGAAAGAAGCATCCGACAATTGGAGTCGTTGCCCACCCATCTGCCGGCCCTGTACTGCTCCCGCACTCGCCTGATCGATGAAAACCGGAAAATCATTGGTTTTTCACCCGACTTCAAACGAACCCCGGTCTTCCAGAATGCGCTGATCCAAAGCATCGCCGGTGCCAATACTATGCTCCTCAATGGTGCAGCACGGGACCTCTTGAACAAGATTCCACGCGCCATGACCATCGTTGCGCACGACTGGCTTACCTATCTTTTGACGACAGCCTGTGGTGGAAACGTCATCTACGATTCAGAGCCGACGCTGGACTATCGCCAGCACGGTGGCAATGTCATCGGTGCCAACTCCGGCTTCAAAGAACGCATGATACGTATCGGTAAGTTGATCGACGGACGCTTCAGCCGCTGGAGTGATTCGAATGTGCAGATTCTTGAGTTGCTTGAAGGGGAGCTGACCCCGGTGAATAGGCAGACATTGAATGACTTCAAACAAGGGCGTCAAAGCTCTATTTTCAAGAGGTTTCGCCTCATGAAAAAATCAGGTGTTTATCGCCAGACCCTGGCGGGCAACATCAGCCTCATTCTGGCCATTGGCCTGAACAAGATTTAA
- a CDS encoding nucleoside-diphosphate sugar epimerase/dehydratase, which produces MDRLRIFLLGMPRQRKRLIQVIMDVFLVWISLWGSFVVRLGIDDLLEPLRAHLWLFLSAPVIAIPLFIRFGMYRAVMRYFGNDALIAIIKAVSLSALILAVVVFWYSNHQAVVPRSIIFNYWWLSLVIIGGLRLCMRQYFMGDWFTAAQHVPFTNREDGLTKVAIYGAGVAGNQLVAALRMGRVMRPVAFIDDDPSIADRSISGLQVYKPRHIQQMIDVTGAQEILLALPSSTRARRREILNLLEAYPLHVRSVPNFTDLASGRVKVEDIQEVDIADLLGRDAVPAQADLLERCIKGKTVMVTGAGGSIGSELCRQIFSLGPTTLILFEHGEFNLYSILSELEQRGCRDSVSVKLLPILGSIRHPHKLLDVMKTWRVDTVYHAAAYKHVPMVEHNIAEGVLNNVMGTLNTAQAALQSGVANFVLISTDKAVRPTNIMGSTKRLAELTLQALSREIAPVLFGDKANVSRVNKTRFTMVRFGNVLGSSGSVIPLFHSQIKSGGPLTVTHPKITRYFMTIPEAAQLVIQAGSMGQGGDVFVLDMGEPVKIVELAEKMIHLSGLSIRSERNPQGDISIEFTGLRPGEKLYEELLIGDNVAATPHPMIMTANEDHLPWDVLKGRLTELLLAVEEDDYSRVRQLLRETVSGYTPDGEIVDWIHQQRRLEP; this is translated from the coding sequence ATGGACAGACTGCGGATATTCCTTTTGGGAATGCCTCGTCAGAGAAAGCGACTGATTCAGGTGATCATGGACGTGTTCCTGGTCTGGATCTCGCTGTGGGGTTCGTTCGTGGTTCGTTTGGGTATAGACGACCTGCTTGAGCCTCTGAGGGCTCACCTGTGGTTGTTTCTCAGCGCGCCGGTGATTGCGATTCCTCTGTTCATTCGGTTTGGCATGTATCGGGCAGTCATGCGCTACTTTGGCAATGATGCGCTGATTGCCATTATCAAGGCGGTCAGCCTTTCTGCGCTCATCCTGGCGGTGGTCGTTTTCTGGTATAGCAACCACCAGGCCGTCGTCCCGCGTTCCATCATCTTCAATTACTGGTGGTTAAGCCTCGTCATCATCGGCGGCCTGCGCCTGTGCATGCGCCAATACTTCATGGGCGACTGGTTCACCGCCGCCCAGCACGTACCGTTCACCAATCGCGAGGATGGTCTGACGAAAGTCGCCATCTATGGTGCGGGCGTCGCAGGTAACCAGCTCGTAGCGGCGCTTCGCATGGGCCGGGTGATGCGCCCAGTGGCCTTTATCGACGACGACCCCAGCATCGCTGATCGCTCTATTTCGGGTTTGCAAGTCTACAAACCCAGACACATCCAACAAATGATCGACGTCACCGGCGCCCAGGAAATCCTCTTGGCTCTGCCGTCATCTACCCGCGCACGACGCCGGGAAATTCTCAATCTGCTGGAGGCTTACCCCCTTCACGTGCGAAGTGTTCCGAACTTCACCGATCTGGCCAGCGGTCGGGTCAAGGTTGAAGACATTCAGGAAGTGGATATTGCCGATTTGCTGGGCCGGGATGCCGTGCCAGCCCAGGCCGATTTGCTCGAGCGCTGTATCAAAGGCAAGACAGTGATGGTCACTGGCGCTGGCGGATCGATCGGTTCGGAGCTGTGCCGGCAGATTTTCTCCCTTGGCCCGACCACGCTTATTCTGTTCGAACACGGCGAGTTCAACCTCTACAGCATCCTGTCGGAACTGGAGCAGCGCGGCTGCCGTGATTCGGTGTCGGTCAAGTTGCTGCCCATCCTCGGCTCCATCCGTCACCCGCACAAACTGCTCGATGTGATGAAGACCTGGCGCGTGGATACCGTTTATCACGCGGCCGCTTATAAACATGTGCCAATGGTCGAGCACAATATCGCTGAAGGCGTGCTCAACAATGTCATGGGTACCTTGAACACCGCTCAGGCTGCCTTGCAGTCGGGTGTGGCCAACTTCGTGCTGATCTCCACCGACAAGGCCGTACGCCCGACCAACATCATGGGCAGCACCAAGCGTCTGGCGGAGTTGACCCTTCAGGCCCTCAGTCGTGAAATCGCCCCGGTACTGTTCGGCGATAAGGCTAACGTATCCAGGGTCAACAAAACCCGTTTCACGATGGTCCGCTTTGGCAACGTGTTGGGATCGTCCGGTTCGGTGATCCCGTTGTTCCACAGCCAGATCAAGTCCGGTGGGCCATTGACGGTCACGCACCCGAAAATCACCCGCTACTTCATGACCATTCCCGAAGCCGCGCAGCTGGTGATCCAGGCCGGTTCCATGGGGCAGGGCGGCGACGTGTTCGTGCTGGACATGGGCGAACCGGTGAAGATTGTCGAACTGGCGGAGAAGATGATTCACCTGTCCGGTTTGAGCATCCGTTCCGAGCGAAATCCCCAAGGCGATATTTCGATCGAGTTTACGGGCCTGCGTCCGGGAGAGAAGCTCTACGAAGAGTTACTGATCGGCGATAACGTTGCGGCGACGCCACATCCGATGATCATGACCGCCAACGAAGACCATTTGCCCTGGGACGTGCTCAAGGGCCGTTTGACTGAGCTGTTGTTGGCTGTCGAGGAGGATGATTACTCCCGCGTGCGCCAGCTCCTGCGCGAAACGGTCAGCGGCTACACCCCCGACGGTGAGATCGTCGACTGGATCCACCAGCAACGTCGCCTCGAGCCCTGA
- a CDS encoding helix-hairpin-helix domain-containing protein — protein MRTGYFYSLVFALLTSASIAAIAAPTAAPEAAKAPLMLDVAAKAQTAKVDLNGADASTLQRELSGIGEAKAKAIVAYRESNGPFSSVDELLEVKGIGKAILDKNRERLEVN, from the coding sequence ATGCGTACTGGCTATTTCTACTCTCTGGTTTTTGCCCTGCTCACCAGCGCCTCCATTGCGGCCATCGCTGCGCCGACGGCTGCGCCAGAGGCTGCCAAGGCCCCCTTGATGCTGGACGTTGCCGCCAAGGCTCAAACCGCCAAGGTCGATCTCAATGGGGCCGATGCGTCGACCCTGCAACGTGAGTTGTCCGGGATCGGTGAGGCGAAGGCCAAGGCGATTGTTGCTTATCGTGAGAGTAATGGGCCATTTTCGTCTGTCGACGAATTGCTGGAAGTGAAAGGGATCGGCAAAGCCATTCTGGACAAGAATCGCGAGAGGCTGGAAGTGAACTAA
- a CDS encoding SDR family oxidoreductase, whose translation MNAVQTQGTALVTGASSGIGAVYAQRLAARGFDLLLVARDQERLEAAASKLRAAHGVVVEVLKADLTQKDDVLKIEQRLRSDSSISLLLNNAGIAADGLLANADMDQLERLIQLNVTTVTRLASAAAASFAKAGRGTIINIASVVALFPERFNATYSASKAYVLSLTQSLSAELAGTGVQVQAVLPGVTRTEIWERSGIDASQIPAEMVMDAGEMVDAALSGLDQGELITIPSLPNLSEWESYVAARHAMAPNLSRSTAAARYK comes from the coding sequence ATGAATGCTGTCCAGACCCAAGGTACGGCCCTTGTTACCGGCGCTTCTTCCGGCATCGGTGCGGTTTATGCGCAGCGCTTGGCGGCGCGTGGTTTTGATTTGTTGCTGGTGGCCCGTGATCAGGAACGACTGGAGGCCGCGGCGAGCAAGCTGCGCGCCGCGCATGGTGTTGTGGTGGAGGTGCTCAAGGCGGATCTGACGCAAAAGGATGATGTGCTGAAGATTGAGCAGCGTCTGCGCAGTGATTCGAGCATCAGCCTGTTGCTGAACAACGCCGGTATCGCGGCGGATGGTTTGCTCGCCAACGCCGACATGGATCAACTGGAGCGCCTGATTCAGCTGAACGTCACCACGGTGACGCGGCTGGCTTCGGCGGCGGCAGCCAGTTTTGCCAAGGCGGGTCGCGGGACGATCATCAATATTGCGTCGGTGGTGGCGTTGTTTCCTGAGCGATTCAATGCGACGTACAGCGCGAGCAAGGCTTATGTGTTGAGCCTGACTCAGTCGTTGAGCGCTGAGCTTGCGGGCACCGGGGTTCAGGTTCAAGCGGTGTTGCCGGGCGTAACACGCACCGAGATCTGGGAGCGTTCCGGTATCGATGCGTCCCAGATTCCGGCGGAGATGGTCATGGACGCGGGGGAGATGGTCGATGCGGCGTTGTCGGGGCTGGATCAGGGTGAGTTGATCACCATTCCTTCCTTGCCGAATCTCTCTGAGTGGGAGTCCTATGTAGCGGCGCGTCATGCGATGGCGCCGAATCTGTCCAGAAGCACCGCCGCCGCGCGTTACAAGTGA
- the fabF gene encoding beta-ketoacyl-ACP synthase II has product MSNRRVVVTGMGLVSPLGSGVEAVWARLLAGRSGLRALPDEVVADLSTKVGGAVQTLAEDPESGFDPDRATPPKEQKKMDRFILFAMEAARQALEQAGWQPQDANAQERTATIIGSGVGGFGAIADAVRTTDSRGPRRLSPFTIPSFLVNLAAGHVSIQHGFKGPLGAPVTACAAGVQAIGDAARLIRCGEADIAVCGGAEAAIDRVSLAGFAAARALSSGYNDTPERASRPFDSGRDGFVMGEGSGLLVIESLEHALARGAQPLAELVGYGTSADAYHLTAGPEDGSGARRAMSLALAQAGISPAQVQHLNAHATSTPVGDLGELAAIKSLFGSDNKIAVTSTKSATGHLLGAAGGIEAIFTLLAIRDQVAPATLNFDNPDPAALGVDIVHGQARPMAIEYALSNGFGFGGVNASVLFKRWEG; this is encoded by the coding sequence ATGAGTAATCGTCGAGTGGTGGTCACGGGCATGGGCCTGGTGTCGCCGTTGGGTAGTGGCGTCGAAGCAGTTTGGGCGCGTTTGCTGGCCGGGCGTTCGGGGTTGCGGGCGTTGCCGGACGAGGTGGTTGCTGATCTGTCGACCAAGGTCGGTGGCGCGGTGCAAACCCTGGCGGAAGATCCCGAGTCGGGTTTTGATCCGGACCGGGCGACGCCGCCCAAAGAGCAGAAGAAGATGGACCGCTTCATTCTGTTTGCCATGGAGGCGGCGCGGCAGGCACTGGAGCAGGCCGGTTGGCAACCGCAGGACGCCAATGCCCAGGAGCGCACGGCCACCATTATTGGCTCTGGCGTGGGTGGTTTCGGCGCGATTGCCGACGCGGTGCGTACCACCGACAGCCGTGGCCCGCGACGTTTGTCGCCGTTCACCATCCCTTCGTTTCTGGTCAACCTCGCGGCGGGGCATGTGTCGATCCAGCACGGTTTCAAAGGCCCGTTGGGGGCTCCGGTAACGGCGTGCGCGGCCGGGGTTCAGGCGATTGGTGACGCGGCGCGGTTGATTCGATGTGGCGAGGCGGACATTGCGGTGTGTGGCGGTGCGGAGGCGGCGATCGATCGTGTCAGCCTCGCCGGGTTTGCGGCGGCTCGAGCCTTGTCCAGCGGTTACAACGACACACCGGAGCGCGCCTCGCGGCCGTTCGACAGTGGCCGCGATGGCTTTGTGATGGGCGAGGGCTCGGGCCTTCTGGTGATCGAATCCCTGGAGCATGCCCTGGCGCGGGGGGCTCAGCCATTGGCCGAGCTGGTCGGTTACGGCACCAGCGCCGATGCCTATCACCTGACCGCGGGGCCGGAGGATGGCAGTGGCGCGCGTCGGGCGATGTCGCTGGCGTTGGCCCAGGCGGGCATTTCGCCGGCGCAGGTGCAGCATCTCAACGCTCATGCGACCTCGACCCCGGTTGGGGATTTGGGGGAGTTGGCGGCCATCAAGTCGTTGTTCGGCTCGGACAACAAGATAGCCGTGACGTCGACCAAGTCCGCGACCGGGCATTTGCTCGGCGCTGCTGGCGGGATCGAGGCGATCTTTACCCTGTTGGCGATCCGCGATCAGGTGGCGCCGGCGACGCTCAATTTCGATAACCCGGATCCGGCGGCGCTAGGGGTGGACATCGTTCACGGTCAGGCACGTCCGATGGCCATCGAGTACGCGTTGTCCAACGGCTTCGGATTTGGCGGCGTGAACGCCAGTGTGTTGTTCAAACGCTGGGAGGGCTAG